A genomic stretch from Fusarium musae strain F31 chromosome 9, whole genome shotgun sequence includes:
- a CDS encoding hypothetical protein (EggNog:ENOG41) — translation MATVTHYTPDAGVMSSQIITYSVATTLLVCRLISRRLTHVALWWDDFFAMMSWISASLYFSFTIYWAVDMGLGHAKSEVPLPAETVEEYARKGLFIAEFTYAMSLGFSKLAILGFYWRLFSVSNIRMGIRILQGCTVIWLTIRTFMTIFHCIPVSAYWDHHIKNAVCNIDPAKFMFGTTLVHLMLEIAVLSLPVFQVKNLKLRPGQKIAVVALFMFGIFVCIASIIVLIEAINLNPNTTEMARDIRGVIIWAGTEAYLAIISSCLPIIRPIFRKFISSSILSSKSNSSAPNPISGLTSSRGIKLTNVTRTKEIDDNSSQRQLAELEDGSSDDMNFHGYQERVAGHNTVITSCADERPNSHAHNTSVQGIQVKNETRIYYE, via the exons ATGGCTACCGTAACACACTACACTCCCGATGCTGGGGTGATGAGCTCTCAGATCATCACCTATTCCGTCGCCACAACTCTCTTGGTCTGTCGTCTGATATCTCGAAGGCTTACACACGTCGCATTGTGGTGGGATGACTTTTTCGCGATGATGTCTTGG ATTTCTGCTTCTCTCTACTTTAGCTTCACGATTTACT GGGCTGTGGACATGGGTCTTGGCCATGCCAAGTCGGAAGTTCCTCTACCAGCAGAGACAGTCGAGGAGTACGCTCGAAAAGGCCTATTCATTGCCGAGTTCACATACGCAATGTCCCTTGGCTTCTCCAAGCTCGCTATCCTTGGCTTCTACTGGCGCCTATTCAGTGTCTCAAATATCCGAATGGGGATCCGTATCCTTCAGGGGTGCACTGTGATCTGGCTCACCATCCGAACTTTCATGACCATCTTCCACTGCATACCTGTCAGTGCCTACTGGGACCATCATATTAAGAACGCCGTATGCAACATCGACCCTGCCAAGTTCATGTTTGGTACGACACTGGTACATCTTATGCTCGAGATTGCCGTGTTGTCGTTGCCTGTATTTCAGgtcaagaacctcaagctcCGCCCGGGTCAGAAGATCGCTGTCGTCGCTCTGTTCATGTTTGGTATCTT CGTTTGTATAGCCTCGATCATCGTGCTTATCGAAGCAATCAACCTCAATCCCAACACGACTGAGATGGCGAGGGATATTAGGGGAGTCATTATCTGGGCAGGCACAGAAGCCTATCTCGCAATCATCTCTT CTTGTCTCCCCATCATCCGACCTATCTTCCGCAAGTTCATCTCGAGCTCGATACTTTCGTCCAAGTCCAATTCAAGTGCTCCCAATCCTATCAGCGGCTTGACTAGCAGCCGGGGTATCAAGCTCACCAACGTTACTCGAACGAAAGAAATCGACGACAATAGTTCTCAGCGACAGCTTGCAGAGCTTGAAGACGGATCGTCTGATGATATGAACTTTCATGGCTACCAAGAACGCGTCGCCGGTCACAACACTGTCATCACCAGTTGCGCCGATGAAAGGCCTAACAGCCATGCGCATAATACAAGCGTACAGGGTATTCAGGTCAAGAATGAGACAAGAATATACTATGAGTAG
- a CDS encoding hypothetical protein (EggNog:ENOG41) translates to MDRLSTELLSMIAAEAAACGPQIDINTVFDVWDSNDTLKTPRTLSRHNSLAPYAAVSHNWQLAFEPFTFHTLVISPKRLIEAAQHGYLTERRLGYVRFIAVLIAFPLPRPWDTPIIFPPGLDVRGDFLRARDDAGYVSSEDEFEEHEGDGDGDYVTSVIDFPHPRDRGYDRVFAKIMRILFNALKLAPVHENQEPYIDIRFGFPIPREFGLSRMSSPEEMEANTLEGPWLTTIYFDMNHNGEELPELPSIASCSFELVSWSLCFEPHTACILASKMPHLKKLKLHLSDRELKDPGLRIDMRKNPDENCDHLSQALFNFSQRENITRFSAEGSFELSVMGPSEEALSSCPGWSKLETYKIGFLAIAPTGKWLAVPYKDGPNTDIFKTKRWGPPSGRPRGYYSNFNVNEFRGPIDPDYAHELLCAAGQAASHMPRLQRMVINVGVIGSYRVSYDSASYNSAKVEPCMRIVGKKLQPPEEDMLRIWRRVACEHDHKLVLRWKDTARIKTRIEDFE, encoded by the exons ATGGATCGCCTCTCGACTGAGCTCCTCTCCATGATCGCAGCGGAGGCTGCTGCGTGTGGACCGCAAATTGACATCAACACCGTCTTCGACGTCTGGGACTCTAATGACACGTTGAAGACCCCCCGGACGTTATCTCGACACAATTCCCTTGCCCCATACGCCGCCGTCTCACACAATTGGCAGCTCGCCTTTGAGCCGTTCACTTTCCATACCCTTGTCATCTCGCCCAAGAGGCTGATTGAAGCGGCACAGCACGGGTATCTCACTGAACGGCGCCTGGGGTATGTTCGCTTCATCGCTGTTCTCATCGCCTTTCCCCTTCCGCGACCATGGGATACTCCCATCATTTTCCCTCCTGGACTTGATGTAAGAGGGGACTTTTTGAGAGCTAGAGATGATGCAGGCTATGTCTCATCTGAGGATGAGTTCGAAGAACATGaaggcgatggcgatggggaCTATGTCACTAGCGTGATTGACTTTCCCCACCCGAGAGACAGAGGCTACGATAGAGTGTTCGCCAAGATCATGAGAATCCTCTTCAACGCCCTCAAATTGGCTCCTGTCCACGAGAATCAGGAACCGTACATCGATATACGGTTCGGATTCCCAATCCCCCGGGAATTTGGACTGAGTCGGATGTCCAGCcctgaagagatggaagcaAATACCCTAGAGGGTCCCTGGCTTACAACTATCTATTTTGATATGAACCACAACGGCGAGGAACTACCAGAATTACCGTCCATAGCTTCGTGCAGTTTTGAACTCGTCTCATGGAGTTTATGCTTCGAACCTCACACGGCATGCATCCTTGCAAGCAAGATGCCACatctgaagaagctcaaactTCACCTCAGCGATAGAGAATTGAAAGACCCAGGTCTCAGGATTGATATGAGAAAGA ATCCAGACGAAAACTGCGATCACCTCAGCCAAgctctcttcaacttctcgcAGCGAGAGAACATTACGCGATTCTCGGCCGAGGGCAGTTTCGAACTGAGTGTAATGGGCCcatcagaagaagctctgtCTAGCTGTCCAGGCTGGTCCAAACTCGAAACCTACAAGATCGGGTTTCTCGCCATCGCCCCCACTGGAAAGTGGCTTGCGGTGCCCTATAAGGACGGTCCGAACACTGACATCTTCAAAACCAAACGATGGGGCCCACCGAGTGGGCGGCCGCGAGGTTATTACTCAAATTTCAACGTCAATGAATTCAGAGGTCCGATTGATCCAGACTATGCACACGAACTCCTCTGTGCAGCCGGGCAGGCAGCTTCTCATATGCCCAGGCTACAACGAATGGTCATCAATGTCGGAGTGATCGGGAGCTACAGGGTCTCTTACGACAGCGCCTCTTACAACAGCGCCAAAGTCGAGCCGTGTATGAGAATCGTCGGAAAGAAGCTGCAGCCGCCGGAGGAAGACATGCTTCGAATTTGGCGTCGCGTAGCGTGTGAGCACGATCATAAGCTTGTCCTTCGCTGGAAGGACACAGCCAGGATAAAAACGAGAATCGAGGATTTTGAATAA
- a CDS encoding hypothetical protein (EggNog:ENOG41): MALVTTDPFIRLPPELRIQVLISAGCKSSILRIIQASPVLLQQYLAHKKSILRQVLAAEFDAEMIQDAMAILLFPNRRTCADKHQRKKLRRAHLRAWSKSQLPDPFKSNDDHLVDRLEKLHDKILLLVEDYVTKATASFPPQEYLCLPEIQPPSTEGHLVFKDLKVTPRFSSANLTSSEQKRFVKAFLAFDLLCKDTKFSFTPSNLRPRKISNAEFEAIGCVNSYVCSLYGAMLAQCNHADLPAAFATPTNLMRWYFPVPDALFFDANVYAPNLRLLSRDFGDEIGAGFSILGLDRLIKFLRYDMAKPDERKALDKKLKDVWMYGLYGFPAIAHPWEAYFHNLFATKQKYKNGHESSLYNQLSLEPKEKLRYKLGQERAWVFFNDSRFYPQESAERPTFPPERFLVDQPAKKTFINDWFDNLRDDKDQRRG; this comes from the coding sequence ATGGCGCTCGTTACAACAGACCCTTTCATCAGGCTCCCGCCGGAGCTACGTATCCAAGTTCTCATATCGGCTGGCTGCAAATCGTCGATATTACGAATAATCCAAGCATCTCCTGTCCTGCTGCAACAATATCTCGCACACAAGAAGTCTATCTTACGACAAGTCCTTGCCGCCGAATTTGACGCCGAGATGATACAAGATGCTATGGCTATTTTGTTGTTTCCGAATCGTCGGACCTGTGCTGATAAGCATCAACGCAAGAAGCTTCGTCGTGCACACTTGAGGGCTTGGTCAAAATCTCAGCTGCCTGATCCGTTCAAGAGTAACGACGACCACCTGGTGGATCGGCTCGAGAAATTACATGATAAAATTCTTCTTTTGGTCGAGGACTATGTCACCAAAGCCACTGCTTCCTTTCCCCCACAGGAATATCTTTGTCTACCGGAAATTCAGCCGCCATCAACTGAAGGACACCTTGTGTTCAAAGACCTCAAGGTCACACCGCGATTTAGTTCCGCCAATCTCACATCCTCGGAACAGAAAAGGTTTGTCAAAGCATTTCTGGCGTTTGACCTACTATGCAAGGACACCAAATTCTCTTTTACTCCCAGCAATCTACGGCCACGTAAAATCAGCAACGCTGAGTTCGAAGCTATCGGGTGTGTCAACAGCTACGTCTGTTCTCTATACGGGGCAATGTTAGCCCAATGCAACCATGCTGATCTCCCAGCTGCTTTCGCAACTCCTACAAACTTAATGCGGTGGTATTTTCCGGTTCCCGACGCCCTCTTTTTTGATGCCAACGTCTACGCACCTAATCTGCGTTTGCTTTCTCGCGACTTTGGCGATGAGATTGGGGCCGGTTTCTCAATTCTTGGGCTCGATCGCCTAATTAAATTCCTTCGCTACGATATGGCCAAGCCAGATGAAAGGAAAGCACTCGACAAGAAACTCAAAGATGTCTGGATGTATGGATTGTATGGATTCCCTGCTATCGCCCACCCGTGGGAAGCGTACTTCCATAACCTATTCGCAACCAAGCAAAAATACAAAAATGGTCACGAATCGTCTTTATACAACCAGCTCTCTCTGGAGCCCAAGGAGAAACTCAGATACAAGCTCGGTCAGGAGCGCGCTTGGGTATTTTTCAATGACAGTCGCTTTTACCCGCAAGAGAGCGCCGAACGACCGACTTTTCCACCGGAGAG
- a CDS encoding hypothetical protein (EggNog:ENOG41), with amino-acid sequence MAAQSGETGQTGPIAVSLPVNMAIAGLFAIACYNCLEILISLLSRFKRHDGLYFWSMMVATLGILLHSIVVMLRYYSLGPNFLLCVLTCVGWYGMVTGQSVVLYSRLHLIVDDKSKTRWVLYMIIINFFILHVPTTVLFLGSNTKHSAHYIGAFNVYERIQLAGFCIQETIISGLYIWETSRGLKPIFAVRKKMERKIMRYLIVVNILVILLDISLIVTQYMSHFNIQTTYKPVVYSIKLKMEFVVLNKLLLLVQHSDCNCMHIVGEPETPPPDPSNVECQSIGRNSSTRTGSDVPFQSNVAPIQMNHVQKYSTNASSQSGGRHQKASPLNFLDYCK; translated from the coding sequence ATGGCCGCTCAGTCTGGGGAGACAGGCCAGACGGGGCCCATTGCCGTGTCGTTGCCGGTCAACATGGCCATCGCGGGCCTCTTCGCCATAGCGTGCTACAACTGTCTCGAGATCCTCATCTCGCTACTGAGTCGCTTCAAACGGCACGATGGTCTCTATTTCTGGAGCATGATGGTAGCGACCCTGGGGATATTGCTGCACAGCATCGTTGTCATGTTGAGGTACTACAGCTTGGGGCCCAATTTCTTGCTCTGCGTTTTGACGTGCGTGGGCTGGTATGGGATGGTCACCGGTCAATCTGTCGTGCTGTATTCTCGACTACATCTCATCGTTGACGATAAGTCGAAGACGCGATGGGTTTTATacatgatcatcatcaacttcttcatATTACATGTCCCGACGACGGTCCTCTTCCTTGGAAGCAACACCAAACACTCCGCCCACTACATCGGCGCCTTCAACGTCTACGAGCGCATCCAACTCGCCGGCTTCTGCATCCAAGAAACAATCATTTCTGGTCTCTACATATGGGAAACGTCGCGGGGCCTTAAACCGATCTTTGCCGTGCGCAAGAAGATGGAGCGCAAGATCATGCGAtacctcatcgtcgtcaacatcctcgtcatcctcctcgacatcaGCCTCATCGTCACGCAGTACATGAGCCACTTCAACATCCAAACAACCTACAAACCCGTCGTGTACAGCATCAAACTAAAAATGGAGTTCGTAGTGCTCAACAAATTGTTGCTACTCGTCCAGCACAGTGATTGCAATTGCATGCACATCGTCGGCGAACCCGAAACCCCACCGCCAGATCCTTCAAACGTCGAATGTCAATCAATCGGACGAAATTCCTCCACGCGGACAGGGAGCGACGTTCCCTTTCAATCAAATGTCGCCCCGATTCAGATGAACCACGTACAAAAGTACAGTACCAACGCATCGTCACAGTCGGGAGGTCGTCACCAAAAGGCCAGCCCATTAAACTTTCTCGACTACTGTAAGTAA